The nucleotide window aacataagtggggttctcgtccgcgattttgaacgctaaatttgggactgggtaaattgactgggttaaaattcccgaaagaaagaaaaagcaaacagcagaaatggagactgaggaatttctaaaggtgccaaccttggaggcattagaggatgccaggaaagtagaattggcagctgtggccaaacggttgaatctttttaaggggaagtcgacaatgaggagagaggagatgtacagagctatcatagagcattatgtgtctaaaggtgtgtttccccaaggggagctggaggtgatatctattggaaaacttgttggagacgcagtacaggtgcagcttgaaaaattgagactcgagcacgagttccgggtaagacagctagaacacaaagagaaacagttagaacgacaacgagaagagagagagaggcagttggagtgagaagagaggaaCAAACAATTGGAGCGAGAAaagaggcagttggagaaacagaggaaaagggaatttgaactggagaagttaaagatgatggcagtgcaggggcccatgccgaaccaaggtggagggttcagagcgacccaggaggttaggctggttcccccatttgacgagaccaatgttgatcggtactttctccattttgaaaaagttgctgtaagtcaggactggccgagggataagtgggctgttttgcttcagagtgtacttaaaggaaaagcccaacaagcttactcggctttgtccgcagaagatgcccagaggaatgaagtggtgaaagaggccatcctcaggatttatgagttggtcccggaggcataccggcagaggttccggaatgcgaggaagcagtggggccgcacttATTTAGAGTTTTCCCGTGAGcagcagacatattgtgagcgttggtgcgcctcgaaaggggtcaatggggattatggcagactgctacaactgatcctgattgagcagtttaaaggttgtgtccctgacggtatgagaccctacctagatgagaaagaggcagacactttagccacaactgctaagttagcggatgagtacacgttgacgcataaaatgaagtttgccccgagtaaaggctaccagaagggtagtcaagagggcggGGAGAGtctgccagaaaagtcagaaagtaagccagggactagtgagaaggataaggtagaccgggagcagtttggtaggaagtctcctggggtcgtatgttataattgtgggaaagtcggacactttgcatccaggtgctttgccccaaagaaggagacggggaaaggaaaaacggcagttccgactggctgtattgagctggtaagcaaaccgctaggagaggagagggctaacaaagttcaggaagggcgcgagaggtttatctctgCCGGATTgctgtcggtgaaggaggggttaaacccagttccagtatggatctggagagacacgggagcttgtcagtcattgatattaaagagtgtgttagactttagttcagagacccagactggggaggtcagggtcataaaaggcattgggaaagggaccgaagcagtacctttgcaccagatacacctaaaaagcgacttggtctccggaccggtcacgatcggggtgaggcccgaactaccgatgaaagacgtggaggtcttactcggtaatgattTCGCCGGCggaaatgtgttctcagcagtaaaactgacaagccagcctggcagcattgaggccccgcccatggactcacaggtttaccccatttgcgcagtgactcggcgtatGTCTAGAAAGGCTGCCGACGTAAATATAGAATTGGCAGAGATGTTTTTACCAGCCTTTTACCAGggggaggtagaaagtgaaaagaaggagcgtagtggaacaggaggaagtgagggagctgaggcagacttagcattagcaaggaaggactttgtacaggcacaggagcgagacgaggagctgatggttttggcggagacagctctctctgacgcagaattaaaaagggggCCAgtgggctattgtgtggaggaggaagtgttaaggaagaaatagagaccaagtaccgtgcccgcagatgaggaatggggggtggtgccaaaaatttatggggatgagattcttaacctggcccacaagatacccctcggtggacattttggggggaggaaaacagtcggcggaatcatgaGAGAGTTTTACTGGCctcacaggaggaaggatgttattgactattgcAGACGTGAGTTGACACAGTTAccagcttttgatatgctaacagcttgccacgacAGGCGAACAAACttagtcggtgttatcacgaaaattaatgaggctagggtgccacctgataaagGGAAAACCCATTTCGACaagataagtatggtgccgaccagatgggagaagtctattgttttggccagctttgctgataaggtctctcccttaatccccgaacaaagcgacccaTTAAGAGAGCCAACTAAACGGCAGGCAcacgtatgtccggatgtcctgaggcgatgcaaagagccgggacatggtgttgctgtcacatcaggtcagcctagtgagcaacacccctataggatgattaattcagtgacaaaagggctaaagaacgcagaagtgtatattggcgatgtagtggtctggagtgaaacgtgggaggagcacattgtggcggtAGAagaactgtttaaacggctgtccgaagccaacctgacaatgaacctcgcaaaaagtgagttcggccaagcgaaggtcacttatatggGATTTCTGGTAGGACAGGAGCAGCTGGCTCTGATGCAGGCTAAGgcgcgggctatctctgaagtccccaccccgacagacaagagagccctgagaaggttcttggagatggtggggtactatcggaagttttgcataaaaaaactttgcggatattacccaccctcttaataagcccttgccaaagaatgctaagttggtgtgggacgacccttgttatctgtgtccGGGGCGAAAAtcactgagaagttacactgatcacaactcattagtGTTTTGGCCACTacgaagtttgctaagttggagcctggttttagcggattattaaaataaaacatataaaaggaacggaaaatatgattgctgactgtctgtcaaggtgttggcaacttaaaattctctgtattagccaaatagctgatgaccatgtatatttgtgtgtatctaataatgtattcatgcctataatttttatcccggtaaaaatcctttgaaggatagggatatgtgacaacagaccaagttatcagaagattgatgccgataggagagataagagagagacaaatgggggaaacattcaaaatgctaatcagAGAGAGATGAGAAAGATTaccgaaaagagacacagttccgagtattgtttagaccggttgctttgaacctgaacagtttgaagtttgatggacaggcgataccccagcagggggataaaaggaacaggttcgctaaggcaagacacaccacgacaccatgagataacgagaccctggaagtgctgTGTGCCCCAACAAGTTGGtgcgagtttggaggtctggtcacgggaccgaccatagacgcacagggtggaaaggtacaatcggtgggaacctggtgtgtgtgtctgcccttgcctgggtgccgggttcaccgcagaagaacgatcgtatccggaacggaggggtcacagtcggtgatcacagaagacattacaaagggctcgcctgaaagctaactgcgaggaatatcgaaggtctgttgaatccgatttgaatatcatcattcgctctctctctctccccccaatggcacaacagcgattactgcgaactgaactgagctgaactgaactctgtgtcacttgagactgatcattttaccccaagactgcgatagagcttgattgttcctattatcctagttctgtgtacatgtgtgttttatcattgctaacccgttgcatttatatccttacgtttagagtactgtgttacttatttctttaataaaactttcttagttccagtaatccagactccaactaagtggtccatttctgccggtttggcaacccagttacagggtacgtaacactagtAATAAATGAGATTATGTTTAAAGAAAAGGGACACACATGGAGAAATGGTCACTTTGGGAAGGAGAAGGGCCTCTCACCTTGGCATGGAGCTCTCCGTCCAGCAGGACATTGCGAGGGTTGAGGTcgaggtggaggagaggagggTCCAGTCCGTGGAGGTAGTTCATCCCCAGTGCAACCTCATGGATGAGCCGGACGCGCAGGGCGGGCAGGAGGCTCAGCCGCTCCTGGACGGAGGCCAGCGAGCCAAAGGGCAGGAACTCCATCACAATACCAAGCGGCTCGTCGGGGTGGCAGTAGAGGCCCACAAGAGAGACCACATGGGGAAACTGCAGGCTGCTCATGAGCTCCGCTTCCCGGAGAATGTCCTCATCCTGTTCACTGGGACAGCCGAGGGCATGGGGTAGGGGAGAGAtgaagggaagaagagagaaggggggagtgtGGGAATAGCAGGGGCGAGGTGGTTGAAGTAGAAAGGTGAGGTAGAGCATAGAGAAGGAGAGGGGACGGGAAGAAAGGGCATGGGGAGAGAGGGCTcgaggagagaggagatgaggagagagggcACGGGGAGAGAGGATGTAGGGATGGGATGATGGGtggagagtgaggagagagaaggaaagaagaagagagatgaggagggtggggagaagagagagattgggaagggggagggaagaaaggaccgaaggggaggggaaagagattgGGAAGAGTGCAAAAAGGGGCaaggagaggtgtgagagagggggatatCGAGAGGAGTGGGAcaaaggagagggaggagaggatgaGGGGGAAAGTGGAGGAAGTGAGAGTGCAGAAGGTTAAGGGGGagtgagaagggagaggggagaggaggagaaggatCAGATAGGAGGGAAggtagaggggagggaggagtacaGGGTCACAATGAGGGGTGAGGATAGGGGAGGGTTAGCGAGTGGACAGAGGGGACCGATGGAGGGGAGCGGCAGAGGGAGGAGGGTTAGGGAGGGTGTGGCATGAGATATAGGGCAAGGGGTGAGAGAGTAGCGTGGGcagagaggagggaagggagaatgaaAAGTGGGCAATGGGTTGCAAGTGAGGGAGGTggcaggaggtgatgggcaatggagggagggggagagggggacgtggGGGAGAGGTTGggagagaaaggaggaaggcaggggTGGAAGGGCAGGGTGAGAGAAGCAGGATGTAGCAAGGAGTAGTGGAAGGAAGgatggggagaaagaggagggaggcagGGTTACAGACAGAGGAGGAAGGTGGAGTAatggggaagggatggagggagagacagaaGAGGTCACTTGTTCGTTCCGTTATCTCCGAGTCTGCGGTAGGGTGAGTGTGACATTCTGTGAGTGTGCGTTGGTGAGTGAGTGTGTTTTTGGAGATAGTGcaaatatgtacagtatctgggTGTGAAGCAGCTTGTAAGCTTTGATGAACCCCTCGCACGCTCAGTCAAGCCTCACTTCCTCAAacaatccctcctcccctccctgctGTGTCCCCTCCCTCCAGCCACTTCCTCTGTCactcccctccttcttcctctctgactctccctcccttccctctccacctccacccttCCAACTTCGCCCCTCCCAACTTTTTTCTAACCCCCTTActtctcccaccccctccccaccacttcctccctccccatctccccactcaGCAACATTTCCCTCTGGTCCTCGCTCAACTCCTACACCACCTCTCCCTCCACAACTCgcctccctcccaccaccaccttcGGCCCCTCCCTACCCTTCCACCCTGCTtcacccccccccattctccccaGCCCCCGCGATTCCCAACACCACCTCCGCCACACTCACCAGCCTCTGGGATGTCCCATGAAGCATCTTAATGGCAACCTCCATGGCCCAGGGATGATACAATGTCCGGACCACCCggccaaagcccccctcccccaggGGGTGTTTCTCCGACAGCTGATCGGCAGTCACTATCTTGAGCTCGCGCCCCAGCGGCATCTTCGGACCTGGCCTGGCAGTGGAGGCAgggtggtggggcattagtggtGTTCAGGATGGGGCGGTGAGGTGCAGGGatgggaggagggggtgaggataaCGAGGAGGAGCAGGGTAGGAtaaggaagggaggaggagaaggggaaggtggaGAGGAAAGGGTGAGGATGAGGAGGTATTTTGCTGTTCGTTTCCCTCCGTTCCCCAATCATTGTAATCTCTCCATCCCCCAGCTCGCCGCTCTCCTTTCCATCCCCCATCGGTCCTCTCGCTCCCACGCCCACCCTCGCCGACATACATCCCACGTTCTCCACAGCTCCGTCATCTCCGGCCCCTCTCACCTCTTGTCTCCCCCCACTCCGACACCCTGCCTTCGGTCGCTCCACAGCCCAGAGAGCACAGACTGGGAGAGCACTACCAAGTAATGGGATGAAGCCTCAGTCAGtgtcagagggagagagtgtggggagggggagggggagtgaggagagggtgtggggagggagaggcggagagggtgtggggaggggagtgaggagagggtgtggggaaggggagagggggagagagtgtggggagggggagggggagtgaggagaaggtgtggggaggggagtgaggagagggtgtggggagggggagagggggagagagtgtggggagggggagggggagtgaggagagggtgtggggagggggaggcagagagggtgttgggagggggagtgaggagagggtgtggggagggagaggcggagagggtgtggggaggggagtgaggagagggtgtggggagggggagagggggagagagtgtggggaggggagtgaggagagggtgtggggagggagaggcggagaaggtgtggggaggggagtgaggagagggtgtggggaggggcagaggggagagagtgtggggagggggagggggagtgaggagagggtgtggggagggggaggcagagagggtgttgggaggggagtgaggagagggtgtggggagggagaggcggagagggtgtggggaggggagtgaggagagggtgtggggagggtgagagggggacagagtgtggggagagggagggggagggggaggcagagagggtgtggggaggggagtgaggagagggtgtggggagggggagggaggaaaggatgtcgggagggggagagagggagagggtgtggggacggggtgagagggagagggtgtggggagggggcgaaggggagagggtgtggggagggggagagagggagagggtgtgggtgtggggacggggtgagagggagagggtgtggggagggggagggggagagggtgtggggagggggagagaggagaggctgTGGGAAGGGGGcgaaggggagagggtgtggggagggagagggaggcaaagggtgtggggaaggggagagaggagagggtgtggggagggggagggagggagagggtgtggggaggtggagagagggagagggtgtgaggaggggggagagggagaggatgtggggaggggagggggagagggtgtggggagggagagtgaggagagggtgtggggagggggagagggtgtggggaggggagagcggagaggggtggggaggggagagagggagaggatgtggggaggaaagaggggtagagggtgtggggaaggggagggaggagaggctgtggggaggggagagggtgagaaggtgtggggagggggagagaggagtgtgtgtgaggaggggtgagggagagggtgtggggaggggagagagggatagggtgtggggaggaggagagggggagagggtgtggggaggggagagagggagaggatgtgaggaggggagggggagagggagtggggagtgggagagagggagagggtgtggggagagggagagggggagaggctgtggggaggggagagcgggagaaggtgtggggagggggagagaggagtgtgtgtggggaggggggaaggagagggtgtggggaggggagggggagagggtgtggggaggggagagagggcgagggtgtggggaggggagggggggcgagggtgtggggaggggggaaggagagggtgtggggaggggagagggggagagggtgtggggaggggagagagggcgagggtgtggggaggggagagggggcgggggtgtggggagggggagagggtgtggggaggggggagagggtgtggggaggggagagagggtgaaggtgtggggagggggagagaggagatggggtggggaggggagggaggagagggtgtggggagggggagagaggagatggtgtcgggatggggagagagggagggggtgttgggaggggagatggggagagggtgtggggaggggagagagggagaggttattgggagggggagagagggagagggtgtcgggagggtgggggtagagggtgtggggagggcatgagagggagaggatgtggtgaggggagagagggagagggtgttaagagggggagggagaatagggtgtggggaaggggagagaggagagggtgtgcggaggggaaagagagagagggtgtggggaggggagagagggagaggttattgggagggggagagagggagagggtgtcgggagggtgggggtagagggtgtggggagggcatgagagggagaggatgtggtgaggggagagagggagagggtgttaagagggggagggagaatagggtgtggggagggggagatggggagagggtgtggggagggagaggggggagagggtgtggggaggggagagatgagagggtgtggggagggatgagtgggtgtggggaggggagagaggtagaGGATGTGGGgagcgggagagagggagagggtgatggtagggggagagggtgtggggagtgtgtgggaggagagggtgtgaggggggagaggtggagagggtgaggggagggggagaggtggagagggtgtggggagggtgatggggagagggtgtgtggaggggagaggggcagagggtgtggggaggggagaggtggagagggtgtggagatggtgatgggggagagggtgtggggaggggagagggggagagggtgtggagagggggagggaggagaaggtgtggggagaggagagggggagagggtgtggggaggggagaaggaggagagcgtgtggggagggtgatgggggagagggtgtggggagggtgatgggggagatggtttggggaggggaaaggtggagagggtgtggagagggtgatggggaggggagagaggtagagggtgatggtagggggagagggtgtggggaggggagagggaggagagcgtgtggggagggtgatggggagagggtgtggggagggtgatgggggagatggagtggggaggggagaggtggagagggtgtggagagggtgatgggggagagggtgtggggagggtgatgggggagagggtgtggggaggggagagaggtagagggtgatggtgggggagagggtgtggggagggagagagggtgtggggaggggagagggggagagggtgtggagagggggaggggaggggggagagggtgtgaggaggggagagggaggagagcgtgtggggagggggagaggtggagagggtgtggggagggtgatgggggagagggtgtggggaggggagagaggtagagggtgatggtagggggagagggtgtggagagggggaggggaggggggagagggtgtggggaggggagagggaggagagtgtgtggggagggggagaggtggagagggtgtggggagggtgatgggggagagggtgtggggaggggagagaggtagagggtgatggtagggggagagggtgtggagagggggaggggagggggagagtgtgtggggagggggagaggtggagagggtgtggagagggtgatgggggagagggtgtggagagggtgtggggagggggagagggtgtggagagggggaggggaggagggagagggtgtggggaggggagagggaggagagtgtgtggggagggggagaggtggagagggtgtggggagggtgatgggggagagggtgtggggaggggagagaggtagagggtgatggtgggggagagggtgtggagagggggaggggaggggggagagggtgaggggaggggagagggaggagagcgtgtggggaggtggagaggtggagagggtgtggggagggtgatgggggagagggtgtggggaggggagagaggtagagggtgatggtgggggagagggtgtggggagggggagagggtgtggggaggggaggggggagagggtgtggggagggggaggggagagggaggagagcgtgtggggagggggagaggtggagagggtgtggggagggtgatgggggagagggtgtggggaggggagagaggtagagggtgatggtagggggagagggtgtggagagggggaggggatggggagagggggaggggagggggagagggtgtggggagggggagagggtgtggggaggggaggggggagagggtgtggagagggggagaggtggagagggtgtggagagggggaggggaggagggagagggaggagagcgtgtggggagggagagaggtggagagggtgtggggagggtgatgggggagagggtgtggggaggggagagaggtagagggtgatggtgggggagagggtgtggagagggggagagggtgtggggaggggg belongs to Mobula hypostoma chromosome 10, sMobHyp1.1, whole genome shotgun sequence and includes:
- the LOC134352747 gene encoding uncharacterized protein LOC134352747 gives rise to the protein MMAVQGPMPNQGGGFRATQEVRLVPPFDETNVDRYFLHFEKVAVSQDWPRDKWAVLLQSVLKGKAQQAYSALSAEDAQRNEVVKEAILRIYELVPEAYRQRFRNARKQWGRTYLEFSREQQTYCERWCASKGVNGDYGRLLQLILIEQFKGCVPDGMRPYLDEKEADTLATTAKLADEYTLTHKMKFAPSKGYQKGSQEGGESLPEKSESKPGTSEKDKVDREQFGRKSPGVVCYNCGKVGHFASRCFAPKKETGKGKTAVPTGCIELVSKPLGEERANKVQEGRERFISAGLLSVKEGLNPVPVWIWRDTGACQSLILKSVLDFSSETQTGEVRVIKGIGKGTEAVPLHQIHLKSDLVSGPVTIGVRPELPMKDVEVLLGNDFAGGNVFSAVKLTSQPGSIEAPPMDSQVYPICAVTRRMSRKAADVNIELAEMFLPAFYQGEVESEKKERSGTGGSEGAEADLALARKDFVQAQERDEELMVLAETALSDAELKRGPVGYCVEEEVLRKK